A region of Dehalococcoidia bacterium DNA encodes the following proteins:
- a CDS encoding superinfection immunity protein has product MKLPAILAAAAGIYLLPAELAYARRHRNRGALLMLNLLGGWTIVGWAIALIWALYRDPSSH; this is encoded by the coding sequence ATGAAACTGCCGGCGATCCTCGCGGCGGCGGCCGGGATCTATCTGCTGCCCGCCGAGCTAGCCTACGCGCGGCGTCATCGCAACCGCGGCGCGCTGCTGATGCTGAACCTGCTCGGCGGCTGGACGATCGTGGGCTGGGCGATCGCGCTCATCTGGGCGCTCTACCGCGACCCGTCGTCGCACTGA
- a CDS encoding amidohydrolase family protein, with translation MPKTIMSADSHVLEPGDLWTKRMPEKFRERAPTIIHENKGQSGDFLFCPPLPPFNVTSLGSAGIPPAELERFAFGGYKVCRPGGWDPAERVKDMDLDGVDVEIFYCGLGMFFFSHPDDELQRAIMRAYNDFAHEYASHSPKRLLPVANVSMTTVEDALAETERCAKLGFKGVFISNDPAPERRYDNPMWEPFWTACEEMDLPINIHILTGQRGTGLSERIIADYMKLHTYAVASILDMITSGVFERHPNLKVISVENDIGWLAHHLKRLEHASNRFGARYPAMKMNAADYWRRQVYATFQDDVPGVRTRDLIGTDRLMWGSDYPHFDSTFPHSREQIAKNFAGVPEADMAQILGVTMAKVYNLNAN, from the coding sequence ATGCCAAAGACGATCATGTCGGCCGATTCGCACGTGCTGGAGCCCGGCGACCTCTGGACGAAGCGCATGCCGGAGAAGTTCCGCGAGCGCGCGCCGACGATCATCCACGAGAACAAGGGCCAGAGCGGCGACTTCCTCTTCTGCCCGCCGCTGCCGCCCTTCAACGTCACCAGCCTGGGCAGCGCCGGCATTCCGCCCGCCGAGCTGGAGAGGTTCGCGTTCGGCGGCTACAAGGTCTGCCGGCCGGGCGGCTGGGATCCGGCCGAGCGCGTCAAGGACATGGATCTGGACGGCGTCGACGTCGAGATCTTCTACTGCGGCCTCGGCATGTTCTTCTTCAGCCACCCGGACGACGAGTTGCAACGGGCGATCATGCGCGCCTACAACGACTTCGCCCATGAGTACGCCTCGCACAGCCCGAAGCGGCTGCTGCCGGTGGCCAACGTCTCGATGACCACCGTCGAAGACGCGCTGGCGGAGACGGAGCGCTGCGCGAAGCTCGGCTTCAAGGGCGTCTTTATCTCCAACGACCCCGCGCCGGAGCGGCGCTACGACAACCCGATGTGGGAGCCGTTCTGGACCGCCTGCGAGGAGATGGACCTGCCGATCAACATCCACATCCTCACCGGCCAGCGCGGCACCGGCCTGAGCGAGCGCATCATCGCCGACTACATGAAGCTGCACACCTACGCCGTGGCCTCGATTCTCGACATGATCACCAGCGGCGTGTTCGAGCGACATCCAAACCTGAAGGTGATCTCGGTCGAGAACGACATCGGCTGGCTGGCGCACCATTTGAAGCGGCTCGAGCACGCCTCCAACCGCTTCGGCGCCCGCTATCCGGCGATGAAGATGAACGCCGCCGACTACTGGCGCCGCCAGGTCTACGCGACGTTCCAGGACGACGTGCCCGGCGTGCGCACGCGCGACTTAATCGGCACGGACCGGCTGATGTGGGGCTCGGACTATCCGCACTTCGACTCGACCTTCCCGCACTCGCGCGAGCAGATCGCCAAGAACTTCGCGGGCGTGCCCGAGGCCGACATGGCGCAGATCCTCGGCGTCACGATGGCGAAGGTCTACAACCTCAACGCAAACTGA
- a CDS encoding MBL fold metallo-hydrolase, translating to MLPAGAPVRSILPGVVQAPLRATSCFLLLDRRLTLIDTGLPGSADRILRAVALCRRRPDEIERIVISHYHPDHLGSLAELQRRLPAKAAIHAVEAPVVQSAGGPPPPFASAALRTLARPVANRALRYEPVRIDEPLHDGDELSVLGGMRIVHTPGHTPGHIALYFPRMALLIAGDALEYREGVLSGPAAGVTADMPQAIASLSKLAALELDVIAFSHFPRLPVQAGAALRALVQGAGPSSSPP from the coding sequence ATGCTCCCGGCAGGCGCTCCCGTTCGCTCGATTCTGCCTGGTGTGGTGCAGGCGCCGTTGCGGGCCACCTCCTGCTTTCTCCTGCTCGACCGGCGCCTGACGCTGATCGACACGGGCCTGCCGGGCAGCGCCGACCGTATCCTGCGCGCCGTGGCGCTCTGCCGCCGCCGGCCCGACGAGATCGAACGGATCGTGATCAGCCACTACCACCCCGACCACCTCGGCAGCCTGGCCGAGCTGCAGCGGCGCCTGCCGGCGAAGGCAGCGATCCACGCGGTGGAGGCGCCGGTGGTGCAGAGCGCCGGCGGTCCGCCGCCGCCCTTCGCCAGCGCCGCGCTGCGCACGCTGGCCCGTCCCGTGGCGAACCGTGCCTTGCGCTACGAGCCGGTGCGCATCGACGAGCCGCTGCACGACGGCGACGAGCTTTCCGTGCTTGGCGGTATGCGCATCGTGCATACACCCGGCCACACGCCCGGCCACATCGCCCTCTACTTCCCGCGCATGGCGCTGCTGATCGCCGGCGACGCGCTGGAATACCGCGAGGGCGTGCTCTCCGGCCCGGCCGCGGGCGTGACGGCAGACATGCCGCAGGCGATCGCCTCGCTAAGCAAGCTGGCGGCGCTCGAGCTCGACGTGATCGCCTTCAGCCACTTCCCGCGCCTGCCGGTGCAGGCCGGCGCGGCCTTGCGGGCGCTGGTGCAGGGCGCGGGGCCCTCATCCTCACCCCCGTGA
- a CDS encoding Rieske 2Fe-2S domain-containing protein — MVQQKQRTGRAAPPADLPLDRNGDIPRLVGDIRHLVPKLGLREYWYPALPASRVGKRRPVQVRMLGDDICFFRGRNGNVAAIGDVCPHRGARLSEGDCHYKGTVACPYHGWVWDEQGKNVAVLSEGPQSGVCGKPGSEARVYPTKTLKGVVFIWMGSEEPAPIEEDVPEEFFDRGACIFFNDQIMWQTNWEVGLENSMDSHVGYLHRDALTGLLSAPNSGARPAQGSKIAFTGNGFRNAGGLTFQPQPQDVYPNGWRWPKHMFRAKWIWAFRWFFERTCVPAPPPKTVRWSSGHRLPGMFRAGGFVAPPKPDTNGTNGVASVSNVGPMSVRRRVNGLFGFYTRQTVPVEEWLTRVWYFHYTRPQSKLQLFWFRLLYWSIYRWLSEYNFSQQDMSVMLHQVYDWPEKLSGTDAEVIQWRKLVVTKHFGGRNAAFDFRSTEGLSQDEAPDAHMFSDMLTE; from the coding sequence ATGGTTCAGCAGAAGCAACGTACCGGCCGTGCCGCGCCCCCCGCCGATCTGCCGCTCGACCGCAACGGCGACATCCCGCGCCTGGTGGGCGACATCCGCCACCTGGTGCCGAAGCTGGGGCTGCGCGAGTACTGGTACCCCGCGCTGCCGGCCTCGCGCGTGGGCAAGCGCCGGCCGGTGCAGGTGCGCATGCTGGGCGACGACATCTGCTTCTTCCGCGGCAGGAATGGCAACGTCGCGGCGATCGGCGATGTCTGCCCCCATCGCGGCGCCCGCCTGTCTGAGGGCGACTGTCATTACAAAGGCACCGTCGCCTGCCCCTACCACGGTTGGGTCTGGGACGAGCAGGGCAAGAACGTCGCGGTGCTTTCCGAGGGGCCGCAGTCCGGCGTCTGCGGCAAGCCGGGGTCCGAGGCGCGCGTCTATCCGACGAAGACGCTGAAGGGCGTGGTCTTCATCTGGATGGGCAGCGAGGAGCCGGCGCCGATCGAAGAGGACGTGCCCGAGGAGTTCTTCGATCGCGGCGCCTGCATCTTCTTCAACGACCAGATCATGTGGCAGACCAACTGGGAGGTCGGTCTCGAAAACTCGATGGACTCGCACGTCGGCTACCTGCACCGCGACGCGCTCACCGGGCTGCTCTCCGCGCCCAATTCCGGCGCGCGGCCGGCGCAGGGCTCCAAGATCGCCTTCACCGGCAACGGCTTCCGCAACGCCGGCGGCCTCACCTTCCAGCCGCAGCCACAGGACGTCTATCCAAACGGCTGGCGCTGGCCGAAGCACATGTTCCGCGCCAAGTGGATCTGGGCCTTCCGCTGGTTCTTCGAGCGCACCTGCGTGCCTGCGCCGCCGCCGAAGACGGTGCGCTGGAGCAGCGGCCACCGCCTGCCCGGCATGTTCCGCGCCGGCGGCTTCGTGGCGCCGCCGAAGCCGGACACGAACGGTACGAACGGCGTGGCGTCCGTGAGCAACGTGGGGCCGATGTCGGTGCGGCGGCGGGTCAACGGCCTGTTCGGCTTCTACACACGGCAGACCGTGCCGGTGGAGGAGTGGCTCACCCGCGTCTGGTACTTCCACTACACGCGGCCGCAAAGCAAGCTCCAGCTCTTCTGGTTCCGGCTGCTCTACTGGTCGATTTACCGCTGGCTGTCCGAGTACAACTTCTCGCAGCAGGACATGAGCGTGATGCTGCACCAGGTCTACGACTGGCCGGAGAAGCTTTCGGGCACCGATGCCGAAGTGATCCAGTGGCGCAAGCTGGTGGTGACCAAGCACTTCGGCGGCCGCAACGCGGCGTTCGACTTCCGCTCGACGGAGGGCCTCTCGCAGGACGAGGCGCCGGACGCGCACATGTTCAGCGACATGCTGACGGAGTAA